The genomic region CTACCCTGCCACCAGCACGGGCCTGCGGGTTCTGTTCCCGCCCTGGTCGATGGCCGGCGGCACGGACAGTCTCTACGCCCGTCTGGACGACCCGGTGCAGAAAGAGAAAATCGCCGGGGCGATCGCCTTCGCCCTGATCAACGACCGCGGCGGCGACGACCCGATGAATGTCGTGATCGCCTCCTGCAGCCACGATCCGGCCCTGGAGGGTAAAAACCTGCGCCAGATCATGGACCAGCGCGGGATCGAGCCGACAATCGCCAACACCGCCGAACTGGTGATCGCTCTCGAGCGCCAGGGCGGGGCCTCCTGCGTCTATCACTGCCTGAACGAGGACGATATTGCGCGGATCATGAGCCACCCGGCGGTGATGCACGCATCCGACGGCACGGTGATGGAATTCGGCCGCGGCGTGCCCCACCCCCGCAGCTACGGAACGTTCCCGCGGGTACTGGGCCATTACGTGCGCAAAAAAGGCGTGATCGCTCTGGAAGAGGCCGTGCGCAAGATGACCTCCCTGCCCGCCCAGCGAGCCGGGCTGCTCGAACGCGGAGTGATCCGTCCCGGCGCCGCCGCCGACCTGGTCCTCTTCGACCCGGACCGGATAATCGACACCGCCACCTTTGTCGAGCCGCACCGGTATCCGCTGGGTATCGAGCGCGTGATTGTCAACGGCCGCACCGTGTTTGACGGCCGGGAAATGACTGCCGAACGTCCGGGTGCCGTCCTGAGGAGAACCGGCCGGGGAGTGGTCGCCTTGGATGCTGGCAGTACGAGCGGCAGCCGATTATATTGACTGCAAATCAAGACTTTCACATCAAATCCACGGAGG from Candidatus Glassbacteria bacterium harbors:
- a CDS encoding amidohydrolase family protein → YPATSTGLRVLFPPWSMAGGTDSLYARLDDPVQKEKIAGAIAFALINDRGGDDPMNVVIASCSHDPALEGKNLRQIMDQRGIEPTIANTAELVIALERQGGASCVYHCLNEDDIARIMSHPAVMHASDGTVMEFGRGVPHPRSYGTFPRVLGHYVRKKGVIALEEAVRKMTSLPAQRAGLLERGVIRPGAAADLVLFDPDRIIDTATFVEPHRYPLGIERVIVNGRTVFDGREMTAERPGAVLRRTGRGVVALDAGSTSGSRLY